The segment TGAAGTAACTATTATAACATAAACGCTCATTCTTTACATTTTATTCGTCTTCCATGGAAGCAACTTCATTTTCCTCCATGTATTCCTTATATCTGCGATGGACAGTCGCTTTAGAAAACTCATAACCTAACCCACGAAGTGTTGATGCTATCTCAGAAAAAGTTAACCCGTTTTGTTTTAGCTTCACTACTTCCTCAACAGGAACCTCCAATCGACTTCTGCCAGAGTGGACGCCTTGGTTCCTTAAGTTTTCTGCAGGATTGTAGCCTTTTTCAATCGCTCTGTTCATCCCTCTTTTTATCTTAATATTATGTATTTTCCTTTGATATTCTTCGACTAGACTAACGATTTGTAATACCATTGAGTCAGCATCTGACAAGAGAAGCTTACCAGAGTGGGATATGCTATACAGCTTTACATTTTCTCTAAGAATACAATGAAGTATTGCTATTTTCGCATTACCTCTACCAAGCCTAGTTTCATCCTGTATTAATACAGCTGAAATATGCTTTTCTTTAATGACTTCAAGAAGCTCTAAAAGTCCATCTCTCTCCAAGTCAAAACCGCTCGCTTGCTCTTTAATGATAGTACATACCCGAAAACCTTTATCTTTTGCCAATTGCAGGAGTTCTTCTTCTTGTCTTACAAGTGAGGTTGCCTGCTCCTCTTTATCTGTTGATACTCTGCAATATATTACAACGTCCATTTCATAACCACCATATACTATTATCTGACAAGAGGCTTGTCTCTGTCATAAATATTAACATAAAAATTTCTCAACCGCTTTTAGTCTGCCGCAAGCATTGTGTTCTGCCTTTCCATCAGCACAGGAATGACAATCTCCTGTCCTGTTTGAATCTGATTTCGGGAAATATCATTATGCTTTTCGACCCAACTCATGAATTCTTCTTTTGGCATGCTGTATAAATTTTCGTATTGATTGGAAATTTCCCATAAAGAATCTCCTTGGCTAACTGTGACTTTAATGTATTTTTGTGTATCCTCATGACCGGATTTTAAAGCAATCACCAAGCATGTCATGAAGCTTAATATTATTAGAATGATAGAATATGAATGTTTTCTCCAAATTTTTTCGACCATTGTGAACCACCCTTTATTTAGAATATACGTTCGCTTATATCCGCATTTTAATACGAACAGATGTTTCGTGTCAACAAAAAAAATCAGAACTTATGTTTGTATCACTAATTATTCCATGTTATACTAGCTTTAAGAAAATATAGTCGAGGTGCATACAATGCAAAAGCTATCTAAAAGACAACTAGATATATTGGAATACATAAAAGAAGAAGTCCGCCTCAAAGGCTATCCGCCATCTGTAAGAGAAATAGCGGAAGCTGTTGGGCTTGCGTCCAGCTCCACTGTTCACGGGCACTTGGCAAGGCTTGAAAGCAAAGGGTTAATTAGAAGAGACCCAACAAAACCACGGGCGATTGAAATACTAGATTTGGAAGAAAACAGTATACCAAAATACAACATTATTAATGTTCCTGTTGTCGGTAAAGTTACTGCAGGTTTGCCGATTACTGCCATTGAAAATGTAGAAGAGTATTTTCCGCTTCCTGAAAGGCTCGCTCCAAGTGATGAACAAGTATTCATGCTTGAAATAATGGGAGAAAGTATGATTGAAGCCGGAATCCTTGATGGTGACTACGTTATCGTAAGACAACAAAATTCCGCTAACAATGGGGATATTGTTGTTGCAATGACAGAAGATGATGAAGCGACAGTCAAGCGGTTCTTCAAAGAAAGAGATTCCATTCGTTTACAGCCTGAAAACTCCACAATGGAGCCAATTATCCTGCGCCATGTAAGCATACTAGGAAAAGTTATTGGTGTTTACCGTCATATACAATAAAAAAAACTGTCGATTCTACAATCGACAGTTTTTTTTATGATTAAGTCTTGCTTATAATAGCGTTTAGCTTGATAAATTCAGGGTAAATTTATACTAACAAAATAATAAAAGGTGATGCAATGCATGATTTAGAGTACAGGATGTTCATTAACGAGCTGCAGCATCTGAACAGCGAATATTTATACTGTGAAAACCCTAAGATTAAAAAGATGATATTGTCCGATATCCTTCTGTTGCTATCTGTCCTTCCTGCATATTTGCAGTAAGTTAACAGATCCTCTCGACCATTTCCCACGTACAAATAATAAAAAAGATTAATCCATTCTAAAGATTAGGTTTGCCAATAAAAAACAAAAATGGTGTACCTCCGTGTACAGGGAAATAATAAAGTATTATAGGCGACAGTCCTTTACTCCAAAAATGTAAATGGACTGTCGCCTATTTCATTGTATTACTGCTGGCAATCATAGAGATTGAGCATTTTTCTAAAGAAGCTATCTAATGAAAGCGTGATTTCTCTCTCATTAGATATACTAATAGACATGCCATGACCAACACTTTGAAGCTGAACTAACTCATCATCCATAAATTTCCTGAGATTATTTAATTCAAGATCTTGATTCGTCCCGCTCTTTTTTTGCTTTATCAGAAGGTTTACTTCCATGAGCAGTTCTGCAGGAATATCAGCATTTTCTACCAGTTGCAGGATATCATTTGGCGGCATTTGTTTCCACTGGTAAATCCAGTTGCACGCAAGAATGGATTTCAAGGAGTAATAATAAATTTTAGGATTTTTTTGTTTGCGTTCATACGCTAGCCAATTTTTTTTCGCGAGCTGCAGATGATGATAAAACGCAGTTTTAGCATTAAAAGCAGATTTATATAATTGCAGTAGCTCTTGAGCAAAATTCGGCACTTCCTGATAAACAATCTTTGACTGCAGCCACTCTGACAGAGAAATATTTGATTTCCGTAATAGCCTTAAAGCTTTGGCAAGCTCCCAGCCGCTAATATCAAGCTTGTCTTCCTGCAGTTCTATTGTGTCTTTCTTCTGATCCAGTGACAAATACCAATCCTTTTCATGCATATAGATGAATCGGACATCAAAATCACTATCAGGAGTCGATACACCTTGTGAACGGCTGCCTGCCTCTATTGCATAGAGAATTTTAACAGTGTGGTTGCGTTCAATCTCCTTTAGTTTAGATATAATCATATCGTTCATATGTCTTGCCATCCCTTGCAGACGTCCACCCATGCTTTTCCGTTTCCATATTCATATAATTCCTCACATGTTAGCTCTATTGCTGAATTACTGCTGCCGCATGCAGGGAACACAGTTACAAACCGCTTTAATGATTCATCAAGATAAACGTTCATCTCTGTAGTCAATCCAAATGGGCAAACACCGCCAACCATATGACCGGTTTTCTCATATACTTCCTCTGCCGAAAGCATGCGCGGCTTTTCTTCAAATATCGTTTTAAATTTCTTATTATCTATTTTAGCGTCTCCTGCCGTAACAATCAGAACTCCTTCCTCGCCCTTGCGGAATGACAATGTTTTTGCGATTCTTGCAGGCTCCACCTGTAAAGTGTCCGCTGCCTCGAGGACCGTCGCACTTGATGTTGCAAATTCCATAATGTCTTTTTCCTTTTCCCATTTGGCAAAGTGTGTAACGACATTTTCTAATGACATATTAAGCCTCCAAAATATTTTCATTTATCAATTAATTCAAATATACCATCCTCTCCCCCTTATTTTCAAACAACAAACTTATATAATAAAAAAGGGCGCAGCGTACTTCAGCTCCGACCTTTGCCTATTTCTTTATGATTTAAATACATTGTAGATATTTTCAGATTCTTTTCTTGTTGACTCATAAAAGGAGTGGAGCTTTAATCTGCCAACATTGGGCTGAATATGATTATACAAAGTTTGCGGACAATCTCCAGTCGAACGAAAATACCAAAGACTAATTTTGCCGGCCAAATCCTTTCACTTTTAACGCTCTCCAAGCAAGTCTGCACTCACTTTCTCTAGCCCTTTGATAAAACTCATATCCATGTGGTTGGTAGACCATTTCAGAAATAGTGCGCAAACCTTTGAAATCAGAGCAATTAGATCTTATTCGATTGATTCCATCGTTGCCTACCCTTCGCATCTCTTGCTCCACTTTCCTTCTGCTTCGCCACGGAGCAGTCTTGCCAACAAATCCAATTTTGCTGATGTTGCTTTTACTACCATCAAGACACCCACCTCCTATATCTCGTCAAATTAGGAGGAAACTCATTCCATAACAGCCAAGTGAGATTACTTGGGCATTGTAGTATCCTTACAATCCAAGAACCTCCTTAAAGTCTTTAAAGCCAATAACATAGCTAAGAATGATGATTGATCCCATAAACATAATAAAAAAAGCGCCTTGTAAATAAGTCATCATTTGTTTTCGTTTCTCTTTTTTCATTTTCTCACTCCTCTTTTTTTGCATATCTTTTCCAATTGTATTTTCCTCTATGCGACTAATCTAAATTCTTCAAGTTATTAATAATTTATGGAAAGAGTGCAATAATAATAAAATCTCAAAGAAAATGTCTGTTGTAACGCTTATCAAGCTAAATTCAGGCTTTCATTTACTATGAACGATAATGAGCATCTGACTTACTAAACTATACGAATGGTGAGTGAACATGATATTCCTTATTCAAGGTATGGCGACATCTTCAGAAATTATGGAAGCGAAAAAGCATCTCGTCGAACTGACTATCAATCATTGGCTTTATTATGATTTATTCTCCATACAGTGGTGGATTCTTGTCGGTGCAACCATAATTCCTTATTTCATTTGGTGGAAACTAGTTAATAAAAAGCGGTTTTACGAAATTTTTACATACGGGCTACTTTGCGGCTGTTTTTCGATCGTTTTGGATATTATCGGCACAGAAATGCTGCTTTGGAGCTATCCTGATAAGCTTCTACCATGGATTCCTCCATTAATTCCTGCTGATCTGGTCATGATTCCAATTACTGCCATGCTCGTATATCAATATACAAATAAGTGGCAGACCTTTATTATTGGCACAATCCTTTGGGCGGCATTGTTTTCTTTTATTTTTGAACCGTTATTTGTGGAATGGAAAATGTTTGTGCTTGGTGACTATTGGAAACATTCTTATTCCTTTATTGGCTTCATCCTACTAGGCATTGTATTAAGAGTAATATTTAAAGGGATTAAGCTTGGATTATTGCACAGCTTAAAGGACACCACATAGTTAAGTGCATATATTCACTTTTTCCGTGGCATCTTATATGGGAGGTGATTACGCTTGGAAAACAATAAACAAAATCAAAATCAAAAAGAAGAATTAACGAAGAAACTGGCAGCGCAGCAGGCAGCATTAGGTGTAGATTTGGATGAACAAGAAATCAACGGATTATGGGGCATGCTCGAAACCCAGGAAGAGGATGACTTGCACCAAAAAGAGAATAAATAACAATAATACGAAAGAAACAGGAGTTCTTGTCATTGACATAGGGACTCTTGTTTTTTTCTATCCCTTTTCTTTCGCATTTAGAAGGGTTTATACTGACTTATAAAGAATAGTAAGAGGGAAACGTTTTTTCTAAGAATTAAAATGAATAGGAGCATATGTATTACATGTCTAAATTAAAACTTTACTTTGTCCGTCATGGAGAAACTCAATACAATATTGAAAAAAGAATGCAGGGATTTTGTGATTCACCACTCACTGATAGAGGGGTACAGCAAGCAAAAGCTGTTGGTGCAGGTCTTGCTTCCATCGACTTTGAAGCGGTTTATGCGAGTGAAAGTCAACGGGTGCAGGATACTGCTAAATTCGCACTAGGCGAAAAAGCACTGCCAATTAAAACAGATGCTCGATTAAAGGAAATGAATTTTGGTGTATTGGAATCATTGTTACAGGAAGAAATCATCTCAGAGCATGGAAATATATTAGAAAAAATCTTTTCCATGTCTGATATTGATTTTAAAGTTCCAAAAGGAGAGTCTTTCACCGATTTATTAACAAGAACAAAGGCAGCTGTCGATGAAATAATCGCCACCCATAAGGAGAGCGGCGGAAACATACTGATTTTTTCGCATGGTGTCACAATCGGTTACTTGATCATGTCCCTTGCAAAAATGGAAACATTTCCACATCATGATAATTGCTGTGTTTCAGTTATTTCCTATGAAAATGGTAAAATTACAGTCGAAATGGCAGCAGATCCCTCATTCCGGGATAAAGGTATGGAATTGCTTTCATCTGCCAATTAACTACTTATAGGCCAGCATTTATTTGCTGGCCTATTCGAGGTTTTCTAATTGCTGTTTTAATAATTCTGCTACTTTCTTAAAGTAAGCCTCCTCATGCGGAACAAAGCTGTTTTTTCCAACTTGTGTTTCTTCGTCGCAATATACAATACCGTCTCGCCAAGGATAAATGACTAATTCATCCCTTTCTGCCATACAAAATGGATAAAAGGCAGTAAACTCTGATACAACGATGTCAGATACTTCCTCTTCCTGCAAACGAAAAGAAATATCTTCATTCACTATATACAAATAAATATGACTAAACTCATTGTCTACTAACTTATTTGTATGGATTATGTTCTTCACGATTCCAAGCTTGTACAGCTTGTCCATCTCAATCGAAGGAAGCCCCAATTCTTCCTGCAGCTCTCTTATCCCGTCAGTTGATGTTTCTGTTGCCAATAAATGGCCTGCTGCAGTTATATCAAGGAGAGCTGGATAATCCCTTTTACTTTTGCTTCGTTTTTGTAGAAACACATAATGATTGCCGTTCATTTTTGTCATTAACCAGAAATGAACTGTTTCATGCCAAAGGCCTTCTACATGGATTTTTGTTCTCGGTGCTTTTCCAATAGGATTAAATTGTGCATCAAATACTTTTAACAGTTCATCTTCCATTACATACTCTTCCAATCTTCATACTTTTTGCATCTATTATATCATTGATTTCCATTTATTTACTAGATAGAATATAAGTAGTAAATAACTAGGAGGTCTTCTATGAAAAAAAGCTGGAAACAAGAAATGTATTCTGTACTGAAATGCATTGTTTTTGCCTTTATTCTTGTTCTTATATGCAGAAATTACCTATTTTCCCCGAGTGTTGTACATGGTAATAGCATGTCTCCAACTTTTGAGGATGGCAACAAAATCATTCTCAGCAAAATTGCCGATATTCAACGCTTTGATATGATTGTATTTCATGCACCAGACAGCGATAATAATTACATAAAAAGAGTGATTGGACTTCCAGGTGATACGATTTCTGTTACGGATGACATATTGTATGTGAATGGCAAAGCCTACAAAGAGCCTTATTTAACAGAAAACAAAAAAGAAGCTTCTACTCCTAAGCTCACTGGCGACTTTACGCTTTGGGAGCGTACAGGTAAAACAACTGTTCCAAAGGACAGTTTGTTTGTTTTAGGTGATAACCGTTTATACAGTAAAGACAGCAGAATATTTGGTTTCATAAACAAAAACTCTGTTATCGGCAAAGTTGTTTTACGCATTTATCCACTTAATGAAATTGGACTTCCATAAATAAAGGGAAGAGGTTTGCCCTTCCCTTTTTACTTATTCAATTTCCCCATCGCTTCAAGTACGGCATGCTCAATTTCTTCATAGCTCGTGCACCTGCAAATATTGGAGGACAGCCATTCACGAATCATTTCTTTATCTGCGTTTGGAATCTTTGTTAATGCATGTGCATTAATAATAAACCCTGGCGTGCAGTAGCCGCATTGGAAGGCAAACTGCTCGATAAAGGCTTTTTGTATCGGCGCTTCAAACAAGCCTTCAACGGTAACAACTTCCTTATCAATAGCCTCAACCGCAAGCATTAAGCATGATTTCATCGGTTCATTGTCAACAAGGACAGTACACGCACCACAATCACCGTTTAAACAGCCTGGCTTGCTCCCTGTTAAATGCAAATCTTCCCGTAAAACCATCAGCAAGATTTTGTTTGGGATAACAGCCACTTGTTTTTCTTCCCCATTTACAAACAGCTTTATCTGCGTTTTTTTTGCTGGTATATGCATGCTACACCCTCTCCAAGCTCACTAAAATTTCCTCGAGCAAATTCCTTAATACAAATAGGCGGTACTCCTTTGAACCTTCCACGTCATCAAGGATTTCACCAGGCACTGCAGCAATTGCCCTGTTTAGCTTTTCCTCTTCACTTAAACCTGTTTCATTTAACACAGCCTCCATTTGTTTGGAGCGGAATGGGAAGGCGCATAATCCGCTAAAGGCTAACCGAATGTGATTGTCTATTTTTAAAGCTGCAGCTGTTATAAGTGGATACCCTGTATCCCATTGCTGTCTTTTCTTTCGGGCTATATATGGAGCATGCAAATATTTTTCCTCAATGAATGCCTGGACAAAAATCTCCCCATCATCCAAAAGCATTTTTTCATTAAACTTCGAGGTTAGCTGGTTCATGTTGATGTCCTTTCCTCTTGCTGTGACAATGAGACTGTCTGATAGAAGAAGCGGAAGGACAGCTTCCCTGTAAAAGATATTTCCGCATATATTTCCGCCGAGCGTAATCTTGTTTCGTGCTGTCCTGTCAGCCACTTCTTTTGCCACCTCTGTTAACAGGGGGAACTGATTTTTTGTCTGAATCTCTGTAAGCGTAACTGCAGCACCAATCGCAAAATAGCCTTCAACCATATCATGTATTCTGACTGCATCGATAGCCTTTATATCAATAGCAGTGTCCAGGCTGATTTCCTGGAGACGAAAAAGGGTGATGATTTCCGTCCCTCCACCAAAATACAGCGGCTTTCCTCCTTCAACCTGCTTTGATCTAAAAAGCTCTGTCGCCTCAAGCAAACGAGTTGGTTTATAATACTCATAAATCATGTTTGTCTAACTCCTTTTTGCTTCTCCAAATTTCTTCGGGAATCAACGGCAGTCGTGTTAACTCTACCTCTGCTGCTAGTGATAATGCATTAGCCAAGGCGGCAGGTATTCCAATAAGCCCATGCTCACCAGCACCTCTCGCACCATATGGAGCTTCTAAATGAGGTGTTTTGACAAAATCAGCGATGTATTCAGGATGTTCTCCAAATCGAATCGGTCGATATGTCCGCAGCTGATGATTAAGGACTTTTCCGTTTTCATCAAAGTAAAAACCCTCCCTTGCAGCCCATGACAGCCCCATGCTCATTGCTCCTTTCACTTGTCCTACTGCTGCCTTATAATTCAATATTTCGCCAATATCCATAACAGTTATAGCTTTTCTTATCCTGTAGGTAAAATCTTTCGTATTGAAATCCACCTCTATCCCATGTGCCCCAACAGCCCATTCAGGGCCTGGATTACCTTCACCTGTTTCCGGGTCAAGATTAGTTAGGCCTCTCAGTATATATTTGCCTCTTGCAACAATCTGCCCGCCGATTGCGTTCCCATTCGGATACACATAACCATAAACAATATCCTTAAATGGCAAAAAGCTAGCAGGATCATCACGTAAATACACCCGTTTATAGCCAACTTCAAGATCATCAACAGGGACTCGCATCACAGTAGAACCAAGGGACTTTATCTGGTTAATGGCATCGTCTGCAGCATCAAGCACGGCTCTTCCCGCCATTAATGTTCCCCTGCTTGCGACTGTCTTCCAGTGCTCTGGCTCTGTTTGTGTATCCACTGTCATGCGTACATGAATATCATGGATATCCATTTTCATCTTTTCAGCTAGTATTTGCGCAAGCACTGTTTTTGTACCAGTTCCAATCTCGACCAAACCAGACATAAGATTGATGCTTCCATCAGAATTAAATGTTAGCACAACGCCTGAACCGGCATCTGGACCAATCGTTGAATTCTTCCAGCTGCAGCTGACGCCTTTTACTCTTAGCACATGCTCTCCAATTCTTTCGACCATACCCTTTTCCCAGTCAAACAGTGGCCTCAGCTTGTTTATACATGCTTCCACATTGCCAACATTGCTTTTATTTAAAACAACTCTTGTCGGTGTTTGGTCACCTGGATGGATTGCATTTATTTGTCTAAAATGAAGTGGGTCCATATTCAGTTTTTTTGCCATCATATCCATCGTTCGTTCAAAGGCAAAATGAACCTCTCCATGGCTGAAGCCGCGAAATGGTGCTGCATATGGATGATTCGTGTACACGCATAAGCTGTCGCAAAATAAATTTTCTAATTTATACGGTCCTGTGCAGTCAACTGCTCCTGCTGTAGTCAAATGCGGAGATTTATCTGCATATGCACCTCCATCAAAAATATATTCCAGCTCAGCAGCCGTTAATTTGCCGTCGGAGGAACAACCAAGCTTAACGTTTGCATTTAGACCGATATGGACTGGTGACACAAGGAGGTCGTCTTCTCTTGTATTGACTATTTTTACAAGCCTTCCGCCAACTGCCTTACTTGCAAGATAAGCAAATATCTCTAGCTGTACAGAAGCTTTGCCGCCATAGCCTCCACCAACAAACGGTGTTTTGACAATGATCTTGCCTGTAGGGATATGAAAGTCTCTGCTCAGAATTTTTTTCACCATAAATGGTGCCTGTGAGCTTGTTGTTATCAGCACCTCACCGTCAGGCATTATTTCACAAGTAGCACTTCTTGTTTCCATTGCACTATGGTCTGCTATTGGCAGAAAGTATGCTGCGTCCACAATCACAGTAGATTCTGACCAGCCTTTTTCCATATTACCTTTTCGAATCTTGGTTTTGTTGATGATATTTGTTCCTGTTATCGGATAAATTCCTGGGTCCTTATCATATTCATTTATCCGCTCATGTAATAAAGGAGCGTCCTTTTGCATTGCCTGTATTGGTGAGTTAACGACAGGCAGCACCTCATACTCTATTACAAGCAGCTCTTCAGCAGTTTGGGCAGCATCATAAGAATCAGCAACAATCAGTGCGACTATCTCGCCAATGTAGCGGACCTTTGTATGTGCTATTGGGGGTCTATCCCGAACCTCCTCCCCAACATATGGCAAGCCTTTGCCAAGGACTACTGCCCGCACTCCTTTTTGGTGCAGCGCTTTTGTTTCATCAATCCGAAGAATATTTGCATGTGCATGCTTGCTTTTAACAAGCCTCACAAATAGCGCTTCCCCTGTAGTCGTATCAGCAGTATAGTGGGCATAGCCTGTTACCTTGCTTTTTGACTCCTTCCGCACAACGCTTTTCCCAATAATATGCAAGTACAAAAACCTCCTCCGAGAAAACAGATAATCCGATTTTCGTTGTTCTAGTCTTTTATGTATATGAACAATATTCTAAAAAAATTAATGCAAAAGCCAATGATTTTTAGCCATCGAGTCTATCAGTGGTTAATATTGACGTTAGTGTGATTTTGCTATAATATATGGCTGTACATGATAGCTTAACAAAGCTAAGAGGTTCATAGCAGATACCCTCTATAAAAAACTATGGATACAGGTGAACAACTGCCATGTCCATAAATCAGGATGTGGCTTTTTATTTTGTAAAAAAACAGCCATATCTATAGATTGCTATTCTCATATGTAACGATCAAATGAAATGGAGAGATTAAAATGTCAGGCAGAAAACACGAAGAAGGTCTTGAGGATTTAACATTGCTCGGGAACCAAGGAACAACCTACCTATATGAGTACAATCCAGAAATATTGGAGTCTGTTGACAACTTGCATGTGAACAGAGATTATTTTGTTAAATTTAACTGTCCAGAATTTACCAGCTTGTGTCAATAGGGCACACTTCAGTGGAGACACTGTCGCTTAAACCTCGTGAACTCAGGGAAGGAAGGAAATTCTAATCCTGAGCCAAGCCTCTAACATATTAGAGGAAGGTGCAGAGACTATCGAAACCATGCAGATTAAGAATCGGGTAAAAGTACTAGTTTGCAGAAGGGAGTAGAGTACATCCATACTATTGGGTGGAAGCGCGAGGATGCTTATATTCGACCGAAAGAATATATGTATATGATATAGTCCACCTGCAAATTTTGCAGTGCCAATTACTGGACAACCGGATTTTGCTACAATGTATATCAGCTATATTCCGGACAAGAAAATCGTTGAAAGTAAATCTTTGAAGCTATACTTGTTTAGCTTCCGTAATCACGGTGACTTTCATGAAGATTGCGTGAATATCATCATGAACGATCTTATTAAATTATTAGATCCTAGATATGTAGAAGTATGGGGTAAATTCACACCAAGAGGCGGCCTATCAATTGATCCTTATTGCAATTATGGTAAGCCAGGAACTAAGTTTGAAGAAATGGCTGCACACCGTCTTATGAACCACGATTTATATCCAGAGAAAGTGGATAATAGATAATCGAAAAAGAGGCTGGGACATAAGTATGTGAACCAGCGTAAAGACCGAACTACTTAATCAACTATTAATTAAGTAGTTCGGTATTTTGTTTTTAGTTTAAATACAAAAAATTAGAAATTTTAGTGGAATGGAGCGGAGGCCACTCGACTCCTAAGGGAAATAGAGGAAAGGATGAGACCCCGCAGGCGAAGACGAGGAGGCTCCATACCTCCCCGCGGAAAGCGCGAGGACGAGCGCGCAATGAAACGAACTAACTTTAACTCAACATTCTATTTAAACACAATCTTCACTTTTCAATTTTAGTTGTAATTCTATTATTCGTGTTTAGAAAGCTTATCTTTTGTTTTGTCCCAGCCTCTTTTATTTCCAGCCTTTTCGATCACAAAGGCTTGTTATATGGGCAAGATGGTGACTACCATGCCAAGCATAAATCCCAATATTTCTTTTGAGCGCAACAATCCCGGATTCCGGATGAACGAATGTCGTATTTAATTGCTCTTGTGACAATGACCGCAGCAATGAAACAAGACGGGCATGCAAGGAGTCAAGGAGCTGTAAGGAAACTTCCACAGCCATTTGCGAATCAGGCAGGCTAGCCCATTTGTCCTCAGCATATGGCTTTATTACTGGACTTTCTTCTGTTAAAGCAAGCTTGAACCTTGTATAGGCATTAATATGGCTATCGGCAACATGGTGGACTACCTGACGTATCGTCCAGCCTCCATCACGATAAGGAGTATCCAGCTGCTCTTCAGACAATCCAGTCACAGCTTCTCTCAGATTGGCAGGCAGTTGTTCTAAATCATGTAACCATGAAGCAAGAACATCCTCCGTATATTCACCCTCCCATTCAAACTCCCCAATTGGGTATCTTAAGTCTTTCATTTTCCCGTTCCTCCCTTTATGTTTGCTTCTCGGTTATATATGTCTTTATACTCGGTGGTTGATATGTATGAAACCTGTCTAG is part of the Niallia taxi genome and harbors:
- a CDS encoding FAD binding domain-containing protein, with protein sequence MIYEYYKPTRLLEATELFRSKQVEGGKPLYFGGGTEIITLFRLQEISLDTAIDIKAIDAVRIHDMVEGYFAIGAAVTLTEIQTKNQFPLLTEVAKEVADRTARNKITLGGNICGNIFYREAVLPLLLSDSLIVTARGKDINMNQLTSKFNEKMLLDDGEIFVQAFIEEKYLHAPYIARKKRQQWDTGYPLITAAALKIDNHIRLAFSGLCAFPFRSKQMEAVLNETGLSEEEKLNRAIAAVPGEILDDVEGSKEYRLFVLRNLLEEILVSLERV
- a CDS encoding xanthine dehydrogenase family protein molybdopterin-binding subunit, coding for MHIIGKSVVRKESKSKVTGYAHYTADTTTGEALFVRLVKSKHAHANILRIDETKALHQKGVRAVVLGKGLPYVGEEVRDRPPIAHTKVRYIGEIVALIVADSYDAAQTAEELLVIEYEVLPVVNSPIQAMQKDAPLLHERINEYDKDPGIYPITGTNIINKTKIRKGNMEKGWSESTVIVDAAYFLPIADHSAMETRSATCEIMPDGEVLITTSSQAPFMVKKILSRDFHIPTGKIIVKTPFVGGGYGGKASVQLEIFAYLASKAVGGRLVKIVNTREDDLLVSPVHIGLNANVKLGCSSDGKLTAAELEYIFDGGAYADKSPHLTTAGAVDCTGPYKLENLFCDSLCVYTNHPYAAPFRGFSHGEVHFAFERTMDMMAKKLNMDPLHFRQINAIHPGDQTPTRVVLNKSNVGNVEACINKLRPLFDWEKGMVERIGEHVLRVKGVSCSWKNSTIGPDAGSGVVLTFNSDGSINLMSGLVEIGTGTKTVLAQILAEKMKMDIHDIHVRMTVDTQTEPEHWKTVASRGTLMAGRAVLDAADDAINQIKSLGSTVMRVPVDDLEVGYKRVYLRDDPASFLPFKDIVYGYVYPNGNAIGGQIVARGKYILRGLTNLDPETGEGNPGPEWAVGAHGIEVDFNTKDFTYRIRKAITVMDIGEILNYKAAVGQVKGAMSMGLSWAAREGFYFDENGKVLNHQLRTYRPIRFGEHPEYIADFVKTPHLEAPYGARGAGEHGLIGIPAALANALSLAAEVELTRLPLIPEEIWRSKKELDKHDL
- a CDS encoding tunnelling fold family protein, translated to MSGRKHEEGLEDLTLLGNQGTTYLYEYNPEILESVDNLHVNRDYFVKFNCPEFTSLCQ
- a CDS encoding YfiT family bacillithiol transferase produces the protein MKDLRYPIGEFEWEGEYTEDVLASWLHDLEQLPANLREAVTGLSEEQLDTPYRDGGWTIRQVVHHVADSHINAYTRFKLALTEESPVIKPYAEDKWASLPDSQMAVEVSLQLLDSLHARLVSLLRSLSQEQLNTTFVHPESGIVALKRNIGIYAWHGSHHLAHITSLCDRKGWK